A stretch of the Massilia sp. W12 genome encodes the following:
- a CDS encoding glyoxylate/hydroxypyruvate reductase A yields MRILFYSPDADADSWTNSFAEIMPGVELHFWQEGQTMANSPPADYAVVWRPPLAMLQGRTDIKAVFNLGAGVDALLKYGEALPEAPIVRLDDAGMGVQMAEFVSHAVLRYYRRFDEYEEQSKEQLWQVLKPHDKQQFSVGILGLGVLGQRIAQALQQFEFPLLGWSHTMKNVPGVQCFAGRDQLDAFLSQTRVLVCVLPLTAETSNMLGRANLSKLMPGAYLINVARGAHLAEPDLLALIKSGHIAGATLDVFRNEPLPRQHPFWHEPRIRITPHIAALTLFNESIRQIAGKIAALEKGEAISGVVDRVRGY; encoded by the coding sequence ATGCGGATACTTTTTTACAGTCCCGATGCCGACGCCGACAGTTGGACCAACAGTTTTGCCGAAATTATGCCGGGGGTCGAATTGCACTTCTGGCAAGAGGGGCAAACCATGGCGAACTCACCGCCGGCGGATTATGCGGTGGTGTGGCGGCCACCGCTGGCGATGCTGCAAGGCCGCACCGATATCAAAGCCGTATTCAACCTCGGCGCCGGGGTCGATGCGCTGTTGAAATATGGCGAAGCATTGCCGGAGGCGCCGATTGTGCGCCTGGATGACGCCGGCATGGGCGTGCAAATGGCCGAGTTTGTCAGTCATGCGGTGCTGCGTTACTACCGCCGTTTCGATGAATACGAAGAACAAAGCAAAGAACAGTTGTGGCAAGTCTTAAAACCGCACGATAAGCAGCAATTCAGCGTCGGCATTCTGGGCCTGGGCGTGCTGGGGCAGCGCATCGCGCAAGCTTTGCAGCAATTTGAATTTCCGCTGCTGGGCTGGAGCCACACCATGAAAAACGTGCCGGGCGTGCAATGTTTTGCCGGACGCGATCAACTCGACGCCTTTTTAAGTCAAACCCGGGTGCTGGTGTGCGTGCTGCCTTTGACTGCCGAAACCAGCAATATGCTGGGGCGCGCGAATCTGTCCAAATTGATGCCGGGAGCGTATTTGATCAATGTCGCGCGCGGCGCCCATCTGGCCGAACCGGATTTGCTGGCCTTGATCAAATCCGGCCATATCGCCGGGGCCACCTTGGACGTATTCCGCAATGAGCCGCTGCCGCGCCAACACCCCTTCTGGCATGAGCCGCGCATCCGCATCACACCGCATATTGCGGCCTTAACCTTGTTTAATGAAAGCATCCGGCAAATCGCCGGCAAGATCGCCGCCCTGGAAAAGGGCGAAGCCATCAGCGGCGTGGTTGACCGGGTGCGGGGATATTGA
- a CDS encoding PAS domain S-box protein — protein MFSHFWRERCNDAFDNMRDDLAGGRATGLALQEQGRSCRDVVMQQAGHLVLAFAALRSGHTAQAQKLLQQLQPALHPDIPNRLLFHTIQALIYSTQGLYREAWEYGQGQLIPLLSQYQGRENLRALLSLGVFAVEYNQAEEAMRHYFSALDLLRKLRLPARWRAHINANLGEILCNSGNPEDAEAMLQEAMTIAHNEPERFWLQTYVSTIYAMCQLALGKYQEAYQALLPQLRALERELEADSQARISQSVLCLCIAVWLLSEQNQLNEAKRLFDLLQSRSGQIEEQQHQAYLCWVRGHLLHKQGDLLEAAKSLQQAVAVLGNVEFDFMALRVRQELSDIFGKLGDWQQALQEYQNYHALYERAQGRASRMHIQVLHIQSELREAENARRMAEQTMAERKELADSLRQSLAERDTILQNSMVGIAFLDGDACLHWANLAFATIFGLNPVDAIGHTLQKYFIEAPDYARMLDTALLSRSGKGGFEAECRMRRADGSQIWVWLSGRAVRADQTHSGTVWVAMDITRRHQLEQELNRSETQHRLVVDNAVEGIVMLQAGRIMFANPSILQMANLTRKEVIGAEFLQFVHEEDRERVLRHHQNRMAGQMVDRYITYRTSALAGQQLRWVESSAVAIEWEGSLASVVFVNDITERKRLEDNLRASLAERETILEHSLVGIAFLNAQGRVKWANHAMLQIFGGRLEQYLGTSLEPMYPSREAYLETGAMAAQAVRRGEAFSTELQMRRGNGELFWASLSGRAVHTTDLEQGTVWAVLDIDRRRKLEAELAKSEEHHRAVVDNVTEGIMVVQEGRIVFANPRVQQISGRSQQELFSMPVFADVHPDDLEMVKTQYEKRLRNEPAEKYFAFRIRNHQSGEISWIEISAVPIEWEGKPASLSFLNDITNRRNLEESLRQSHAERVHLQTLQFQHELREAEMARRHAEETTRAKSMFLANMSHEIRTPMNAIIGMAHLALCTELSPKQRDYLEKIHSAGISLLGIINDILDFSRIEAGKLLIERVEFNLDKVLSNLSTVTSDKAREKELQYVFQIPARVPRTLIGDPLRLGQVLINLVNNAIKFTESGGVYLNCQVREMVEGQRVLLEFNVRDTGIGMQPDQVAKLFHAFSQADESTTRKYGGTGLGLSIAKGMVELMDGRIWLESTPGVGTNMHFTAWFGLPAMQAQSHHLPGAVDGMRVLVVDDNPGARLALAEILSHLPVEVDFAFGGGEALAAIRACDENWPYGLIFITHEMPGVSGLKLAHDIQHAEIKHKPKLILLSDQARETLQQQGDITIPDALLHKPVQAADVNDCLVDLFDASQHTPHQRQETPMFAELTVLLVEDNEINQMIATELMQAVGIKVEVAANGRLAVETLQKLGPDYFGLVFMDVQMPEMDGHQATRAIRSDARFANLPVIAMTAHAMVEERERCLESGMNDHIAKPINPGEFYHMLSSWCSQYLAAGNAQPLLDLHEIVHLGAAPQTESAPAAPDAPLQIPGIDVADGLSRMLGDQAMYLELLSRFRDGQHDVAAKLAHALVSDDLVLAERFAHTLKGVAGMIGAAKVKDCASVLEQACKQGAASQVLQTRLADLDGAMQEVLQGIEQALAQRPGAQETVCEGFERTQAQEAINQFARLLQQNDGDAIDFLAEHNQLLAQALGPDAHRRIMRATRQFDFDLALDALEKGAVAAEFSAPAVLD, from the coding sequence ATGTTCAGCCACTTTTGGCGTGAACGCTGCAATGATGCTTTTGATAATATGCGCGATGACCTGGCGGGTGGTCGCGCCACCGGTTTGGCATTGCAGGAACAAGGCCGCAGCTGTCGCGATGTGGTGATGCAACAAGCCGGCCATCTGGTGCTGGCTTTCGCCGCGCTGCGCTCCGGCCATACTGCGCAAGCGCAAAAATTATTGCAGCAATTGCAGCCGGCGCTGCATCCCGATATTCCCAACCGTCTGCTGTTTCACACGATTCAAGCCTTGATTTACAGCACCCAGGGTTTATACCGCGAAGCCTGGGAATATGGTCAGGGTCAATTAATTCCATTGCTGAGCCAATACCAGGGACGGGAAAATCTGCGCGCCCTGCTTTCGCTGGGGGTATTTGCGGTTGAATACAACCAGGCCGAAGAGGCGATGCGGCATTATTTCAGCGCCCTCGATTTGCTGCGTAAGCTGCGCCTGCCGGCGCGCTGGCGCGCGCACATCAACGCCAATCTGGGCGAGATTCTGTGCAACAGCGGCAATCCGGAAGACGCCGAAGCGATGTTGCAGGAAGCCATGACGATTGCGCACAATGAACCTGAGCGCTTCTGGCTGCAAACCTATGTTTCCACCATCTACGCCATGTGCCAATTGGCGCTGGGCAAATATCAGGAAGCTTACCAGGCGCTGCTGCCGCAGTTGCGCGCGCTGGAGCGTGAATTGGAAGCGGACAGCCAAGCGCGCATCTCGCAATCCGTGCTGTGCCTGTGCATCGCAGTCTGGCTGCTGTCCGAGCAAAATCAATTGAACGAGGCGAAACGCCTGTTTGATCTGCTGCAAAGCCGCAGCGGGCAAATTGAAGAGCAGCAGCATCAAGCCTATCTGTGCTGGGTGCGCGGCCATCTGCTGCATAAACAGGGCGATTTGCTGGAAGCCGCCAAATCGCTGCAGCAGGCGGTGGCGGTGCTGGGCAATGTCGAATTCGATTTCATGGCCTTGCGCGTGCGCCAGGAATTATCAGACATCTTCGGCAAGCTGGGCGACTGGCAGCAGGCTTTACAGGAATATCAGAATTATCATGCCTTGTACGAGCGCGCCCAGGGCCGCGCCAGTCGCATGCACATCCAGGTCTTACATATTCAAAGCGAGTTGCGGGAAGCCGAAAATGCGCGCCGCATGGCTGAGCAGACCATGGCTGAGCGCAAGGAACTGGCTGACAGCCTGCGCCAGAGTCTGGCCGAGCGCGACACGATTTTGCAAAACTCCATGGTCGGCATCGCCTTTTTGGATGGCGACGCCTGCCTGCATTGGGCGAATCTGGCGTTTGCCACGATTTTTGGCTTGAATCCGGTGGATGCCATCGGCCACACCTTGCAAAAATACTTTATCGAAGCCCCCGATTATGCGCGCATGCTCGACACCGCTTTGCTGTCACGCAGCGGCAAGGGCGGTTTTGAGGCGGAATGCCGGATGCGGCGCGCGGATGGCAGCCAGATCTGGGTCTGGCTGTCCGGGCGCGCGGTGCGCGCTGATCAAACCCACAGCGGCACGGTGTGGGTGGCGATGGATATCACGCGCCGCCATCAATTGGAGCAGGAATTAAACCGCTCCGAAACCCAGCACCGGCTGGTGGTGGACAATGCGGTGGAAGGCATTGTCATGCTCCAGGCCGGGCGCATTATGTTCGCCAATCCGAGCATTTTGCAAATGGCGAATTTGACGCGCAAAGAAGTAATCGGCGCCGAGTTTTTGCAATTTGTGCATGAGGAAGACCGCGAACGTGTGTTGCGCCACCATCAAAACCGCATGGCCGGGCAAATGGTGGATCGCTACATCACGTATCGCACCTCGGCCCTGGCGGGCCAGCAATTGCGCTGGGTTGAATCGTCCGCCGTCGCCATCGAATGGGAAGGCAGTCTGGCTTCGGTGGTGTTTGTCAACGACATTACAGAGCGCAAACGGCTGGAAGACAATTTGCGCGCCTCGCTGGCCGAGCGCGAGACCATTCTCGAACATTCCCTGGTCGGCATCGCCTTTTTGAATGCGCAAGGACGGGTGAAATGGGCCAATCACGCCATGCTGCAGATTTTCGGCGGCAGGCTGGAGCAATATCTGGGCACATCGCTGGAGCCGATGTACCCTTCGCGCGAAGCCTATCTGGAAACCGGGGCCATGGCGGCGCAGGCGGTGCGGCGCGGCGAAGCGTTTTCCACAGAGCTGCAGATGCGGCGCGGCAACGGCGAATTATTCTGGGCCAGCTTGTCCGGGCGCGCGGTGCACACCACCGATCTGGAGCAGGGCACGGTGTGGGCGGTGCTGGATATTGACCGGCGGCGCAAGCTGGAAGCGGAATTGGCCAAGTCCGAAGAACATCACCGCGCCGTGGTCGATAATGTGACCGAAGGCATTATGGTGGTGCAGGAAGGGCGCATCGTGTTCGCCAATCCGCGCGTACAGCAAATCAGTGGCCGCAGTCAGCAGGAATTGTTCAGCATGCCGGTGTTTGCCGATGTCCATCCGGACGATCTGGAGATGGTCAAAACCCAGTATGAAAAACGGCTGCGCAATGAACCGGCGGAAAAATACTTCGCCTTCCGCATCCGCAATCATCAAAGCGGAGAAATCAGCTGGATCGAGATTTCTGCAGTGCCGATTGAGTGGGAAGGCAAGCCGGCTTCGCTCTCCTTCCTGAATGACATCACCAACCGGCGCAATCTGGAAGAAAGCTTGCGCCAAAGCCATGCCGAACGGGTGCATTTGCAAACCCTGCAATTCCAGCATGAATTGCGCGAAGCGGAAATGGCGCGCCGCCATGCGGAAGAAACCACGCGCGCCAAATCCATGTTCCTGGCGAATATGAGCCATGAAATCCGCACGCCGATGAACGCGATTATCGGCATGGCGCATCTGGCCTTGTGCACCGAACTCTCGCCCAAGCAGCGCGATTATCTGGAAAAAATCCACAGCGCCGGCATTTCCCTGCTGGGCATCATCAATGATATTTTGGACTTTTCACGCATCGAGGCCGGCAAACTCTTGATTGAACGGGTCGAATTCAATCTCGATAAAGTGCTCTCCAACCTGTCCACCGTGACCAGCGACAAGGCGCGCGAAAAAGAGCTGCAATATGTGTTCCAGATTCCTGCGCGGGTGCCGCGCACGCTGATCGGCGACCCTTTGCGGCTGGGCCAGGTTTTAATCAATCTGGTCAACAATGCGATCAAATTCACCGAAAGCGGCGGCGTGTACCTGAATTGCCAGGTGCGTGAAATGGTGGAAGGTCAGCGCGTTTTACTCGAATTCAATGTGCGCGACACCGGCATCGGCATGCAGCCGGATCAGGTGGCCAAGCTGTTTCACGCCTTTTCCCAGGCTGATGAATCGACCACCCGTAAATATGGCGGCACCGGCCTTGGGCTGTCGATCGCCAAGGGCATGGTGGAATTGATGGATGGCCGCATCTGGCTGGAAAGCACGCCCGGCGTCGGCACCAATATGCATTTCACCGCCTGGTTCGGCTTGCCGGCGATGCAGGCCCAGAGCCACCACCTGCCCGGCGCGGTGGATGGCATGCGTGTGCTGGTGGTGGATGACAATCCGGGAGCGCGCTTGGCGCTGGCGGAAATTCTGTCGCACCTGCCGGTGGAAGTCGATTTCGCCTTTGGCGGCGGGGAAGCGCTGGCGGCGATCCGCGCCTGCGATGAAAACTGGCCGTATGGCTTGATTTTCATCACCCATGAAATGCCCGGCGTATCTGGTTTGAAGCTGGCGCACGATATTCAGCACGCCGAGATCAAGCACAAGCCGAAATTGATTTTGCTGTCAGATCAAGCGCGCGAGACGCTGCAGCAGCAGGGCGATATCACGATTCCGGACGCCCTGTTGCACAAGCCGGTGCAAGCGGCGGATGTGAATGACTGCCTGGTGGATTTATTTGATGCGTCGCAACATACACCGCATCAACGCCAGGAAACTCCGATGTTCGCCGAACTCACCGTGCTGCTGGTGGAAGACAATGAAATCAATCAAATGATTGCAACGGAATTGATGCAGGCGGTCGGCATCAAGGTCGAAGTCGCGGCGAATGGGCGGCTGGCGGTGGAAACCTTGCAAAAACTGGGGCCGGATTACTTCGGCCTGGTGTTCATGGATGTGCAAATGCCGGAAATGGATGGCCATCAAGCCACCCGCGCGATTCGCAGCGATGCCCGGTTCGCCAATCTGCCGGTGATCGCCATGACCGCGCACGCCATGGTGGAAGAGCGTGAGCGCTGCCTGGAATCGGGTATGAATGACCACATCGCCAAGCCGATCAATCCGGGCGAGTTTTACCATATGCTGAGCAGCTGGTGCAGCCAATATCTGGCCGCCGGCAACGCCCAACCGCTGCTGGATCTGCATGAAATCGTGCATCTGGGCGCGGCCCCGCAAACCGAAAGCGCGCCGGCGGCGCCGGATGCGCCGCTGCAAATCCCCGGCATTGATGTGGCCGACGGCCTCTCGCGCATGCTGGGCGATCAAGCCATGTATCTGGAATTATTATCGCGCTTCCGCGATGGCCAACACGATGTTGCGGCAAAGCTCGCCCATGCCCTGGTCTCGGATGATCTGGTGCTGGCGGAACGCTTCGCCCATACCCTGAAAGGGGTGGCCGGCATGATCGGCGCCGCCAAGGTCAAAGATTGCGCCAGCGTGCTGGAGCAGGCTTGCAAACAAGGGGCCGCCAGTCAGGTGTTACAAACCCGCCTGGCCGATCTGGACGGCGCCATGCAAGAAGTGTTGCAAGGCATTGAGCAAGCGCTGGCGCAACGTCCGGGGGCGCAGGAAACGGTGTGCGAAGGTTTTGAACGCACCCAGGCGCAAGAGGCGATCAATCAATTCGCCCGCCTGTTGCAACAAAATGACGGCGATGCGATTGACTTTTTAGCCGAGCATAATCAGCTGCTGGCGCAAGCGCTGGGCCCGGATGCACACCGGCGCATCATGCGTGCGACCCGCCAATTTGACTTTGACCTGGCCCTGGATGCATTGGAAAAGGGCGCGGTGGCGGCGGAATTCAGCGCACCAGCCGTGTTAGACTGA
- a CDS encoding CAP domain-containing protein, translated as MTQFTQSSLQAAAQSAPRCSPRWLQAGVLASSIVLSACGGSAGGAAAPTSASSTPVLSQEPGAPVFSGNTATDGFNWFNFRRRQAGLPQLQRNFQIDSAAQAHSDYQRLNNTITHDQQSGRPGFTGVRLSERLNAAGYRLQPAYAYGEVISSTGDASGFYMAEELVAAIYHRFVIFEPMFKEGGSGSASGNGSWYLTVNFAANNGYGPGIGAGNLVTWPFANQERVPPVFYSDYEAPDPVPGQNETGYPISVHADLNATVQVGSFTVRQRGGNPLPVRMLINASDSETPRSAASIIPLQVLAGNTLYDVQFSGTVDGVSVSRSWSFRTR; from the coding sequence ATGACTCAATTCACCCAATCCTCCTTGCAGGCGGCGGCACAGTCTGCGCCCCGCTGTTCTCCGCGCTGGCTGCAAGCCGGCGTCCTGGCTTCGAGCATCGTGCTGAGCGCCTGTGGCGGCAGCGCCGGCGGTGCTGCGGCGCCGACTTCGGCCAGCAGCACGCCGGTATTGAGCCAGGAACCGGGCGCGCCGGTATTCAGCGGCAATACCGCCACCGATGGCTTCAACTGGTTCAATTTCCGCCGCCGCCAGGCCGGCCTGCCGCAGTTGCAGCGCAATTTCCAGATTGACAGCGCAGCCCAGGCCCATTCTGATTATCAGCGGCTGAATAACACCATCACCCATGACCAACAAAGCGGACGTCCCGGCTTTACCGGGGTGCGCCTGTCTGAGCGCTTAAACGCCGCCGGCTATCGCCTGCAACCGGCGTATGCGTATGGCGAAGTGATTTCTTCCACCGGCGACGCGTCCGGTTTTTATATGGCGGAAGAACTGGTGGCGGCGATTTATCACCGCTTCGTGATTTTTGAACCCATGTTCAAGGAAGGCGGCAGCGGTTCCGCCAGCGGCAACGGGAGTTGGTATCTGACCGTGAATTTCGCCGCCAATAACGGTTACGGCCCCGGCATCGGCGCCGGTAATCTGGTGACGTGGCCGTTTGCCAATCAGGAACGGGTGCCGCCGGTGTTTTACAGCGATTACGAAGCGCCCGATCCGGTTCCCGGCCAGAATGAAACCGGCTATCCGATCAGCGTGCATGCGGATTTGAACGCAACTGTGCAAGTCGGCAGCTTTACAGTGCGCCAGCGCGGCGGCAATCCGCTGCCGGTGCGCATGCTGATCAACGCCAGCGACAGCGAAACCCCGCGCTCCGCCGCCTCCATCATCCCGCTGCAGGTGCTGGCCGGCAACACCCTGTACGATGTGCAGTTCAGCGGCACGGTGGACGGCGTTTCAGTCAGCAGATCCTGGAGTTTCCGCACGCGCTGA
- a CDS encoding HD domain-containing phosphohydrolase, which translates to MSAFIDLQEKQTILIVDDTPDNISLLAALLKGKYKIKIATNGLKALQIVSHPPYPDLILLDVMMPEMDGHETCRRLKANPDTAPIPVIFLTAKSQVEDEETGLNLGAVDYIAKPISPPIVFARVANQLSLSNARRLLEQQEQHLEILVQQRTRQLLQMQQATLMALAQLAGSRVQENQGNIRRVQRLTQWLAQQAVQAALTDLSPLQIEHLSRAAALHDIGMLAAPDGILQKPGKLDEAEFAAVRLHTSHGAQALSSLANEYPLAAEYLHCAAQIAASHHERWDGKGYPEGRAGEHIPFVARLVALADVYDALISPRSYKPAYAHEQALRILQEGRGTHFDPALLDLILAQPQAWCEQADAMDI; encoded by the coding sequence ATGAGCGCTTTTATCGACTTGCAGGAAAAGCAAACTATTCTGATCGTGGATGACACGCCGGATAATATTTCCCTGCTGGCAGCGCTGCTCAAAGGCAAGTACAAAATCAAAATCGCCACCAATGGCTTGAAAGCGCTGCAAATCGTCTCCCATCCGCCCTACCCTGATTTGATTTTGCTGGATGTGATGATGCCGGAAATGGATGGCCATGAAACCTGCCGCCGGCTCAAAGCCAATCCGGACACGGCGCCTATTCCGGTCATCTTTTTAACCGCGAAAAGCCAGGTGGAGGACGAGGAAACCGGCTTGAACCTGGGCGCGGTCGATTACATCGCCAAGCCGATCAGCCCGCCGATTGTGTTCGCGCGCGTGGCCAACCAACTCAGTCTGAGCAATGCGCGCCGCCTGCTGGAGCAGCAAGAACAGCACCTCGAAATACTGGTGCAGCAACGCACCCGCCAACTATTGCAAATGCAACAAGCGACACTGATGGCGCTGGCGCAATTGGCCGGCAGCCGGGTGCAGGAAAACCAGGGCAATATCCGCCGCGTGCAACGCCTTACGCAATGGCTGGCGCAGCAGGCGGTGCAAGCCGCGCTGACTGATTTAAGCCCGCTGCAAATCGAACATCTGTCGCGCGCCGCAGCGCTGCACGATATCGGCATGCTGGCCGCACCCGATGGCATTTTGCAAAAACCCGGCAAACTCGACGAAGCCGAATTCGCTGCGGTGCGCCTGCATACCAGCCATGGCGCACAGGCGCTGAGCAGTCTGGCGAATGAATATCCGCTGGCGGCGGAATATTTGCATTGCGCGGCGCAAATCGCCGCCTCGCATCATGAGCGCTGGGATGGCAAAGGTTATCCGGAAGGGCGCGCCGGTGAACATATTCCTTTTGTGGCGCGCCTGGTGGCTCTGGCGGATGTGTATGACGCGCTGATTTCGCCGCGCAGCTATAAACCGGCGTATGCTCACGAACAGGCTTTACGCATTTTGCAGGAAGGGCGCGGCACACATTTTGATCCGGCCCTGCTGGATTTGATTCTGGCGCAACCGCAAGCCTGGTGCGAACAGGCCGATGCCATGGATATATAG
- a CDS encoding hydroxymethylglutaryl-CoA lyase, with the protein MDTVKLVEVGPRDGLQNEKQILDAAVKVELVNRLSRAGFANVEAASFVSPKWVPQMATSSEVMAQIERRPGVLYSALTPNLKGFEAALAAKADEVVIFGAASESFSQKNINCSIDESLARFVDVAQAAKAHGLRLRGSISCTMGCPYEGKIAPSAVARVTARMRELGCDEIDIADTIGVGTARQVQEVMRAAAAEFPLAQLSGHFHDTYGQALANILAALESGVRIFHSSVAGLGGCPYAKGATGNVASEDVLYLLHGLGMQTGVDLEQVVDAGAFISQALGRPGNSRAGNALLAKRA; encoded by the coding sequence ATGGATACAGTCAAATTGGTGGAAGTCGGGCCGCGCGACGGCTTGCAAAATGAAAAGCAGATCCTGGACGCTGCAGTCAAAGTGGAATTGGTCAACCGCCTGAGCCGGGCCGGTTTTGCGAATGTGGAAGCGGCTTCTTTCGTGTCCCCGAAATGGGTGCCGCAGATGGCCACCAGCAGCGAAGTGATGGCGCAAATCGAACGCCGCCCCGGCGTGTTGTATTCCGCGCTGACGCCGAATTTGAAAGGTTTTGAAGCCGCCTTGGCCGCCAAAGCCGATGAAGTGGTGATTTTCGGCGCCGCTTCCGAGAGTTTTTCGCAAAAAAATATCAATTGCTCCATCGATGAATCGCTGGCGCGTTTTGTCGATGTGGCGCAAGCCGCCAAAGCGCATGGCCTGCGCCTGCGCGGCAGCATCAGCTGCACCATGGGTTGCCCGTATGAAGGCAAGATCGCGCCGTCTGCGGTGGCGCGCGTCACCGCGCGCATGCGCGAGCTGGGCTGTGATGAAATCGACATCGCCGACACCATCGGCGTGGGCACCGCGCGCCAGGTGCAGGAAGTGATGCGCGCCGCCGCCGCCGAATTTCCGCTGGCGCAATTATCCGGCCATTTCCACGACACCTACGGCCAGGCGCTGGCGAATATCCTGGCGGCGCTGGAGAGCGGCGTGCGCATCTTCCATTCCTCGGTCGCCGGCCTGGGCGGCTGCCCTTACGCCAAGGGCGCCACCGGCAATGTGGCAAGTGAAGATGTGTTGTATTTATTGCATGGCCTGGGCATGCAAACCGGGGTCGATCTGGAGCAGGTGGTGGACGCCGGGGCGTTCATCAGCCAGGCTCTGGGCCGCCCTGGCAACAGCCGGGCGGGGAATGCTTTGCTGGCCAAGCGGGCTTGA